The window GGTGGAGCACGACCGTTCCCGAGTCCAGCGGTTCGTCGCCCCGGAGCGCCCTCCCCGTCAGATGGGTGGGTGGGGGTTCCTGGGTCGATCCGGGCCCCGCGAACGCCAGAGCGAGCGGGAAAAGGACCCAGCTCGGCTTCACAGCTTGAAGCGGCCGAAGTCCTGCGGGTCGAGCGAACGGAGGTGGTCCTTGAGCTCCTTAGCCTGCATGACCGATCCCTGGGCAGGGTCGTCCAAGTCGCCCTCTCCTGGTGTGGGCAGCTCGATGGCCATGGCCTGCAGCAGCCCTTCTTCGACGAGAATGCTGGCTCCGGCGCGCAAGGCGAGGGCGATCGAATCCGAGGGCCGGGCATCTATTGAAACGAGCTCTCCGGCCTTCTCCACCACGAGCTCTGCGAAGTAGGTGCTCTCCTCCACCCTGCTCACCACCACTCTGAGCAGCGTGCCGCCCATGCCGGTCAAGAGCGAGCAGGTCAGGTCGTGAGTCAGCGGGCGGGTGTGGGGGACCTTGGCGAGCTGGGTGGCTATGGCCTTGGCCTCGCTGGGCCCAATCCAGATGGGGAGGACCCGCGCACCTCCACGTTCGCGAAGAATCACGACCGGCATGCGGTTCGTGCGATCGAGTCCCAGACTGTAGACCTTGACTTCGGCGAGCACGGTCGAGTTCCTTTCGGCTGCGGGGAAATCGGGATCGGGAAATACCCGCATGAGGCCTCCGGGGTTCGTGCGGGCGCCCTGCCCGTTCGCGGTTCGCTTATCGGGGCCGGAGAGAAGGTGCGGTCAGCCGTCCAGCCTGTCCTGCAAGAGGTCCACGCGATCGATGCGCTCCCAAGGAAAGTGTCCTTCCCCCAAACTCGCCGGTTCCCTGCCGAAATGACCGTAGACGGCGGTGGGTCGATAGATCGGTCTCTGGAGGCTTAGCTCGCGGATGATGCCCCGGGGCGTGAAGTCGAAAACGTTCTTCACCGCCTCGGCTATGGTCGCGTCGGTAAGTCCGTGGTTGGCGGTGCCGAAGGTGTCGATCCGAATCGACACGGGATCGACCACGCCGATCGCGTAGGCGAGCTGTATCTCGCAGCGCTCGGCGAGCCCGGCGGCCACAACGTTCTTCGCGGCCCAGCGGGCGGCGTAGGCCGCCGAACGATCCACCTTGGTGGGATCCTTTCCGGAGAAGGCGCCGCCCCCGTGTCGGGCCATGCCCCCGTAGGTGTCGACGATGATCTTGCGCCCGGTGAGTCCGGCATCGCCGGCGGGTCCCCCGGTCACGAAGCGGCCGGTCGGGTTAAGGTGGAGCTTGGGGCCGTGCTCGAGCAGGTGTTCGGGGATCGCGCGTCGGATGACCTCGTGCTCGAGGGCCTCGCGAACCTCCCGCTGACCCGTGTCGGGGTCGTGCTGGGCGCTGAGAACCACGGCCGCCACCGCCTGCGGTTTACCGTCGACGTACTCGACGGTGACCTGGCCTTTTCCATCGGGCCTCAGCCACGGCACCCTTCCTGCCACGCGCGCGTCGTCGAGTTCGCGCATTAGCCGGTGGGCGAGCTGTATCGGACTCGGCATCAGCTCGCGAGTCTCGTTCGCTGCGTATCCGAACATCATTCCCTGATCGCCGGCGCCGCCGCCGCGCACTCCGCCCACGCCGTCCGTAGCGTCTGCGAGTTCCCCGCCTCCGCCTCCGCCTCCCCAGATGTCGTCGGATTGCGGAACCAGTCGCATCATCAACGAGCAGTCGTCCGCGTCCATGCCCACCTCCGCGGAGCGGTAGCCGATATCGCGGACCACGCCCCGAATCAGCTCTTCCAGGCGGAGCTCCTTGACGGTTCCCGATCCCCACTCGCCGACCACGGCGATCCAGCCGGTGGCGACCATCGTCTCGACGGCGCTGCGCACATGCGGGTCCTCCTGCAGGAGAGAGTCCAGAACGGCGTCCGAAATCTG is drawn from Gemmatimonadota bacterium and contains these coding sequences:
- a CDS encoding bifunctional nuclease family protein; the protein is MRVFPDPDFPAAERNSTVLAEVKVYSLGLDRTNRMPVVILRERGGARVLPIWIGPSEAKAIATQLAKVPHTRPLTHDLTCSLLTGMGGTLLRVVVSRVEESTYFAELVVEKAGELVSIDARPSDSIALALRAGASILVEEGLLQAMAIELPTPGEGDLDDPAQGSVMQAKELKDHLRSLDPQDFGRFKL
- the metK gene encoding methionine adenosyltransferase; the protein is MHTSLFTSESVSRGHPDKVADQISDAVLDSLLQEDPHVRSAVETMVATGWIAVVGEWGSGTVKELRLEELIRGVVRDIGYRSAEVGMDADDCSLMMRLVPQSDDIWGGGGGGGELADATDGVGGVRGGGAGDQGMMFGYAANETRELMPSPIQLAHRLMRELDDARVAGRVPWLRPDGKGQVTVEYVDGKPQAVAAVVLSAQHDPDTGQREVREALEHEVIRRAIPEHLLEHGPKLHLNPTGRFVTGGPAGDAGLTGRKIIVDTYGGMARHGGGAFSGKDPTKVDRSAAYAARWAAKNVVAAGLAERCEIQLAYAIGVVDPVSIRIDTFGTANHGLTDATIAEAVKNVFDFTPRGIIRELSLQRPIYRPTAVYGHFGREPASLGEGHFPWERIDRVDLLQDRLDG